A window of Oscillatoria sp. FACHB-1406 contains these coding sequences:
- the trpS gene encoding tryptophan--tRNA ligase yields MSKQRILSGVQPTGNLHLGNYLGAIRNWVEAQQQYDNYFCVVDLHAITVPHNPATLAADTYAIAALYLACGIDLSYSTIFVQSHVSAHSELAWLLNCITPLNWLERMIQFKEKAIKQGENVSVGLLDYPVLMAADILLYDADLVPVGEDQKQHIELTRDIAIRINDRFGRKDDPVLKLPKPLIRKEGARVMSLTDGTKKMSKSDPSEMSRIELLDPPEAIAKKIKRCKTDTVKGLEFDNPERPECHNLLNLYTILAQKSKEEVATECQEMGWGQFKPLLTETVTGAIAPIQAKYKEIASDKGYLESVLKEGKEKAEESANRILSRVKDALGFSHAL; encoded by the coding sequence ATGAGCAAGCAGCGAATTCTCTCTGGCGTTCAACCAACTGGAAATCTACACCTTGGCAATTATCTCGGTGCAATTCGCAACTGGGTTGAAGCGCAACAGCAGTACGATAATTATTTTTGCGTAGTGGATCTGCACGCGATTACCGTACCGCATAACCCGGCAACCCTCGCCGCTGATACTTACGCAATCGCGGCGCTTTATCTCGCCTGCGGTATCGATTTGAGTTATTCGACGATTTTCGTACAATCCCACGTTAGCGCCCACAGCGAACTCGCTTGGTTGCTCAATTGCATCACGCCCCTCAACTGGCTCGAGCGTATGATTCAGTTTAAGGAAAAGGCGATCAAGCAGGGCGAAAATGTCAGCGTCGGTTTGTTGGATTATCCGGTGTTGATGGCGGCAGATATTCTACTGTACGATGCCGATTTGGTTCCTGTCGGAGAAGATCAAAAGCAGCATATCGAACTGACGCGCGATATCGCGATTCGCATTAACGATCGCTTCGGTCGTAAAGATGATCCCGTTCTCAAGCTTCCCAAACCGCTGATTCGTAAAGAGGGGGCGCGGGTGATGAGTTTGACGGATGGAACGAAAAAAATGTCGAAGTCAGATCCGTCGGAAATGAGTCGCATTGAGTTGCTGGATCCGCCAGAAGCGATCGCCAAAAAAATTAAGCGCTGCAAAACCGATACCGTTAAAGGGCTCGAGTTCGACAATCCCGAACGTCCGGAATGTCACAACTTACTGAACCTCTACACCATACTTGCTCAAAAAAGTAAAGAGGAAGTTGCAACTGAATGCCAAGAGATGGGCTGGGGGCAGTTTAAACCGTTGCTAACCGAAACAGTTACAGGTGCGATCGCGCCTATCCAAGCAAAATATAAGGAGATTGCTAGCGACAAAGGCTACCTCGAATCCGTCCTCAAAGAAGGCAAAGAAAAGGCGGAAGAGAGCGCCAATCGCATTCTAAGCCGAGTCAAAGATGCGTTAGGATTTTCTCATGCCCTTTAA
- a CDS encoding GNAT family N-acetyltransferase — translation MDCRKIRFCAEKTKIDCDQLLSLFRLTAFWAKDRRLEDLEIAIANSNPAITLWDSDRLIGFARATSDGIYRATIWDVVVHPDYRGAGLGSKLVETVIAHPSVNRVERVYLMTTHQQHFYERIGFECNSTTTMVLYNSASRLVTPERSPQHQQAVRHTATA, via the coding sequence ATGGACTGCCGCAAAATTCGTTTTTGTGCCGAGAAGACTAAAATTGACTGCGATCAACTGCTTTCGTTGTTTCGCCTTACTGCATTTTGGGCAAAAGATCGTCGCCTTGAGGACTTAGAAATTGCGATCGCCAACAGCAATCCAGCGATTACGCTCTGGGATAGCGATCGCCTGATCGGTTTCGCGCGGGCTACCTCCGACGGCATTTACCGCGCGACAATTTGGGATGTCGTCGTGCATCCAGACTATCGCGGTGCTGGTTTGGGCAGCAAACTCGTCGAAACCGTTATCGCCCATCCCAGCGTCAATCGCGTCGAGCGCGTCTATTTAATGACGACGCACCAACAACATTTCTACGAACGCATTGGCTTTGAATGCAACTCCACCACCACAATGGTGCTTTACAATAGCGCTAGTCGCTTGGTAACGCCCGAGCGATCGCCTCAGCATCAGCAAGCGGTAAGACACACTGCAACCGCGTAA
- a CDS encoding HAMP domain-containing sensor histidine kinase — MNETEALKNEIETLREQLKQTQLAYEMAVQVSQFKAGFLARTSHELRSPLNSLIGLHQLIISDLCDSPEEEREFVRQAHQSSLKLVQLMDTIIDVSKAEYGSNQLEFAPVGAGRLLEELQYLTQLQAANRGFKVNCQLPEGELYLLGDGRRLLQALMAIVDTSLAYMEEGEIEISARPEGDRGIIAIEIRSPLMIWSEAADLIEQVAPPTPESVKKELIQAPKAPSPGMNLLLAQTLLEVLQGELQIVALEPEVTRLQCVLPLADAEAIARALPSD; from the coding sequence ATGAACGAGACTGAAGCCCTAAAAAACGAGATCGAAACTCTAAGAGAACAGTTGAAACAAACGCAACTTGCTTATGAAATGGCAGTGCAAGTCAGTCAGTTTAAAGCTGGATTTTTAGCGCGGACTTCCCACGAGTTGCGATCGCCCCTCAATAGCCTCATCGGCCTTCACCAACTGATTATCTCCGATCTCTGTGACAGTCCCGAGGAAGAACGCGAGTTCGTTCGTCAAGCCCATCAGTCTTCTTTAAAACTCGTTCAACTGATGGATACAATTATTGATGTCTCGAAGGCGGAATACGGCTCGAATCAACTCGAATTTGCGCCGGTGGGAGCGGGACGACTGCTCGAGGAACTGCAATACTTGACGCAATTACAAGCGGCGAATCGCGGCTTTAAGGTGAACTGTCAGCTTCCCGAGGGGGAACTTTACCTGCTCGGGGACGGACGGCGCTTGCTGCAAGCGTTAATGGCGATTGTCGATACTTCGCTGGCTTATATGGAAGAAGGGGAAATTGAAATTTCCGCTCGGCCGGAGGGCGATCGCGGTATTATCGCGATCGAAATTCGCTCTCCCCTGATGATTTGGAGCGAAGCCGCAGATTTAATCGAGCAGGTTGCGCCTCCTACCCCCGAAAGTGTAAAAAAAGAGTTGATTCAAGCCCCGAAAGCGCCATCCCCTGGCATGAATTTGCTCCTCGCTCAAACACTGCTGGAAGTCTTGCAAGGCGAATTGCAAATTGTTGCTCTCGAACCGGAGGTTACGCGGTTGCAGTGTGTCTTACCGCTTGCTGATGCTGAGGCGATCGCTCGGGCGTTACCAAGCGACTAG
- a CDS encoding L-threonylcarbamoyladenylate synthase, translating to MVRVSQAALVEGAIAGKAISFPTDTVPALAALPERAALLFDLKQRPSNKPTILMGASWESLRPYVTGESDEVARWEQTVRKLWPGALTLVLPASDLVPPAMRASEAKTIGVRVPDLALARQILAATGPLATTSANRSGEAPLTTMAAIDAAFPEVLALGDGDITRIWGNNLPSTVARWQGKDWEILRRGSITEEALLAASGAF from the coding sequence ATGGTTCGAGTTTCGCAAGCTGCTTTAGTTGAAGGCGCGATCGCGGGGAAAGCAATTAGTTTTCCGACCGACACCGTTCCCGCCCTCGCTGCACTCCCGGAGCGCGCGGCGCTATTATTCGATCTCAAACAACGTCCCTCGAACAAACCCACAATTTTAATGGGGGCATCCTGGGAAAGTTTGCGCCCTTACGTGACGGGCGAATCCGACGAGGTTGCACGCTGGGAACAAACCGTCCGCAAATTGTGGCCGGGAGCGCTAACTTTAGTCTTACCCGCCTCCGATTTAGTCCCTCCAGCGATGAGAGCGAGCGAAGCCAAAACCATCGGCGTGCGCGTTCCGGATCTCGCTCTCGCACGACAAATCCTCGCGGCAACTGGCCCTTTGGCAACCACGAGTGCCAACCGTTCTGGAGAAGCGCCCCTGACAACAATGGCTGCGATTGACGCAGCGTTTCCTGAAGTATTAGCGCTGGGCGACGGGGATATAACCCGAATCTGGGGCAACAATCTGCCGTCAACGGTGGCGAGGTGGCAGGGGAAAGATTGGGAAATTCTGCGTCGGGGCAGTATAACTGAAGAAGCTCTACTCGCAGCGAGTGGAGCTTTCTGA
- the aqpZ gene encoding aquaporin Z, whose amino-acid sequence MTRNTRILLAELFGTFVLVIGGCGSAVLAGEKIGFLGVSIAFGLSLLVMAYTIGDISGCHINPAVSIALWVAKKTPTGELPFYLIGQILGAIVGGGVLYLIASGNPAFDISKGFATNGFGEHSPGGYSLFACAIAEIVLTFFLLFAIMGTTYPKFPTGFAGIPIGLVLILIHLVGIPVTNTSVNPARSIGVAVYQGGWAIEQLWLFIFAPIIGAILGVYAYKLFLPNRPSRVESNLEAS is encoded by the coding sequence ATGACCCGAAATACCCGAATTTTATTAGCGGAATTGTTTGGAACTTTTGTGCTGGTTATCGGCGGCTGCGGTAGTGCCGTCTTAGCAGGCGAAAAGATCGGTTTTTTAGGCGTGTCGATCGCGTTCGGTCTTTCGCTCCTGGTGATGGCCTATACTATCGGCGATATCTCCGGCTGCCATATTAACCCGGCAGTCAGCATTGCTCTGTGGGTTGCCAAGAAAACTCCGACTGGCGAGCTTCCTTTTTATCTTATCGGTCAAATTCTCGGCGCAATTGTCGGGGGAGGCGTACTCTACCTGATTGCCTCGGGCAATCCGGCTTTTGATATTAGCAAAGGCTTTGCAACGAATGGGTTTGGGGAACATTCTCCCGGCGGCTACAGTTTGTTTGCTTGCGCGATCGCGGAAATCGTTCTCACCTTTTTCCTATTGTTTGCGATTATGGGAACCACTTACCCGAAGTTCCCCACAGGATTTGCAGGAATTCCCATCGGTTTAGTGTTAATTCTCATTCACCTCGTCGGTATTCCCGTAACCAATACCTCGGTTAACCCAGCCAGAAGTATTGGCGTTGCCGTATATCAAGGCGGCTGGGCGATCGAGCAACTTTGGCTGTTTATTTTCGCCCCGATAATCGGCGCAATTTTGGGAGTATACGCTTATAAACTCTTTCTCCCCAATCGCCCCTCGCGAGTCGAATCTAATCTAGAAGCGAGTTAA
- the rsmH gene encoding 16S rRNA (cytosine(1402)-N(4))-methyltransferase RsmH: protein MGQAVNGNLASEFLHLPVLSQEAIAGLQIIPGGHYLDATVGAGGHSSLILAAVPEVSLTAIDRDGDALAAAQERLGDNISFWQGNFADYQPQGVEFEGIIADLGVSSPQFDRAERGFSFQQEAPLDMRMDRSQSLTAAEIVNHWDERALADLIYQYGEERLSRRIAKRIVGMRPLQTTVQLAQAISSAVPRSYRYGRIHPATRTFQALRIAVNAELESLERFLAIAPTWLKAGGRIGIISFHSLEDRIVKQTFRNSSLLQVITKKPIVAQPEEIANNPRARSAKLRFAERID, encoded by the coding sequence ATGGGTCAAGCAGTAAATGGCAATCTCGCTTCGGAATTCCTTCACCTGCCGGTTTTGAGCCAAGAAGCGATCGCGGGGTTGCAGATTATTCCGGGAGGACACTATCTTGATGCTACCGTGGGGGCGGGAGGGCATAGTAGTTTGATTTTAGCAGCCGTACCCGAGGTCAGTTTAACCGCGATCGATCGCGACGGCGATGCCCTTGCTGCTGCGCAAGAACGCTTAGGAGATAATATTAGCTTCTGGCAAGGCAATTTTGCCGATTATCAGCCCCAAGGCGTTGAGTTTGAGGGTATTATTGCCGATTTAGGGGTCAGTTCGCCACAGTTCGATCGCGCAGAACGCGGGTTCAGTTTCCAGCAAGAAGCCCCCTTAGATATGCGCATGGATCGTTCTCAGAGTTTGACAGCAGCCGAAATCGTCAATCATTGGGACGAACGAGCTTTGGCCGATCTGATTTACCAGTATGGGGAGGAACGCTTGTCTCGGCGTATCGCCAAGCGTATTGTCGGAATGCGTCCTTTACAGACTACCGTGCAATTAGCTCAAGCAATTTCATCCGCTGTTCCTCGTTCTTATCGCTACGGACGCATTCATCCTGCCACGAGAACGTTTCAGGCGTTGCGCATCGCGGTGAATGCTGAGTTGGAGTCATTAGAGCGCTTTTTGGCGATCGCGCCAACTTGGTTGAAGGCGGGCGGACGCATTGGCATTATCAGCTTTCACAGCCTCGAAGATCGCATCGTCAAACAAACTTTTCGCAATTCTTCCCTGCTGCAAGTTATCACCAAAAAACCGATCGTCGCCCAACCCGAAGAAATTGCCAACAATCCCCGGGCGCGATCGGCTAAATTAAGATTTGCCGAACGAATTGATTAA
- the pstB gene encoding phosphate ABC transporter ATP-binding protein PstB — protein sequence MISDRIAPTQTEEAVLQTENWNVYYGDFLALKGIYLNIPKNKVTAFIGPSGCGKSTLLRCYNRLNDLIPIFRAEGVMTYHGLNLYGKEIDPVQVRRRIGMVFQKPNPFPKSIYDNIAYGARINGFKGDMDELVERSLKQAALWDEVKDKLKQSGMAISGGQQQRLCIARAIAVQPDVVLMDEPCASLDPISTLKVEELIHQLKENYTIVIVTHNMQQASRVADYTAFFNVRVVDGKRQGYLAEVDATEVIFQNPKEEATQQYVSGRFG from the coding sequence ATGATTAGCGATCGCATAGCCCCGACTCAAACGGAAGAAGCCGTTTTACAAACGGAAAATTGGAATGTATATTACGGCGATTTTTTGGCACTGAAAGGGATCTATTTGAATATCCCTAAAAATAAGGTTACGGCGTTTATCGGGCCGTCAGGCTGCGGTAAAAGTACGCTGTTGCGCTGTTATAACCGTCTCAACGATTTAATTCCCATCTTCCGCGCTGAAGGGGTAATGACCTATCACGGTTTAAATCTTTACGGCAAAGAGATCGATCCGGTACAGGTTCGTCGCCGCATCGGGATGGTGTTTCAAAAGCCGAATCCTTTCCCAAAATCGATTTACGATAATATTGCTTACGGCGCGAGAATTAACGGCTTTAAGGGCGATATGGATGAGTTGGTGGAACGTTCGCTCAAACAGGCGGCGCTTTGGGATGAGGTGAAAGATAAACTCAAACAAAGCGGGATGGCAATTTCGGGCGGACAACAGCAGCGCCTTTGTATTGCCCGCGCGATCGCGGTACAGCCGGATGTGGTATTAATGGACGAACCTTGTGCTTCTCTCGACCCGATTTCGACACTGAAAGTCGAGGAGTTAATTCACCAATTGAAGGAAAATTATACGATTGTTATCGTCACTCACAATATGCAACAAGCATCGCGAGTGGCTGATTATACTGCATTTTTTAACGTGCGGGTTGTCGATGGAAAACGGCAGGGATATTTAGCGGAAGTCGATGCAACAGAAGTGATTTTCCAAAATCCGAAAGAAGAGGCGACTCAGCAGTATGTTAGCGGACGCTTTGGTTAA
- the pstA gene encoding phosphate ABC transporter permease PstA: protein MRSESFQQPGRANFDPQTLKRNPAAPRTLFGLIMTGISAACMVLAVIPLGLVLYYILSKGLSSLSPDIFTQLPPPPMLPGGGFGNALLGTLVMVGIATAISVPIGVMAAIYLAEFSRGSKIAEWIRFAANVLSGVPSIIIGVFVYGIIVLNPIPGLYRGYSAWAGGIALALLMLPTIIRATEEALKLVPQEVRQASVGIGANDYQTVLRVVLPAAIPAIVTGVTLGIARAAGETAPLLFTALNTQFWPNWQKGLLEPTASLSVLVYDFARVPFANQNKIAFAAAFVLVLFVLITSAVARFATSRSRF, encoded by the coding sequence ATGAGATCGGAATCCTTTCAACAGCCTGGGAGAGCCAACTTCGATCCCCAAACGCTGAAACGAAATCCAGCCGCCCCTCGCACGTTATTCGGCTTAATCATGACCGGAATTTCTGCGGCTTGTATGGTATTAGCAGTCATTCCGCTGGGTTTAGTTTTGTACTACATTCTCAGCAAAGGACTGAGCAGCCTCAGTCCCGATATTTTTACCCAACTGCCACCGCCGCCAATGCTTCCAGGTGGCGGTTTTGGTAATGCGCTACTCGGAACGCTGGTTATGGTGGGAATTGCAACGGCAATTAGCGTTCCCATCGGAGTTATGGCTGCAATTTACCTCGCAGAGTTTAGTCGCGGCAGCAAAATTGCCGAATGGATTCGTTTTGCAGCTAACGTCTTAAGCGGCGTTCCTTCTATTATCATTGGGGTTTTTGTCTACGGGATTATCGTGCTTAACCCGATTCCCGGTTTGTATCGCGGTTATTCGGCGTGGGCGGGCGGAATTGCGCTGGCGCTGCTGATGCTGCCGACGATTATTCGCGCTACAGAGGAAGCACTGAAGTTAGTGCCGCAAGAAGTCCGACAAGCATCGGTGGGGATTGGTGCAAACGATTATCAAACGGTGTTGCGCGTCGTTCTCCCGGCGGCGATTCCGGCGATTGTAACGGGGGTAACGCTGGGAATTGCGCGGGCGGCTGGGGAAACTGCGCCGTTGCTGTTTACGGCGTTGAATACCCAGTTTTGGCCGAACTGGCAAAAGGGACTGCTCGAACCGACTGCATCGCTCTCAGTTTTAGTGTACGATTTTGCTCGCGTGCCGTTCGCCAATCAGAATAAAATTGCTTTTGCAGCGGCCTTTGTCTTAGTGCTGTTTGTTTTGATAACCAGTGCTGTGGCTCGCTTTGCTACTTCTCGCAGCCGATTCTAA
- the pstC gene encoding phosphate ABC transporter permease subunit PstC: MSFETNNSSTALGPRSAGERNLDRTFKFLARAGAFLIAFILGAIAVLVLVRSWPAITAYGPQFILKSVWKPNSEPPDFGVWPAVYGTIISSLLALAISVPIGLGIAIFLSEDYLPPPIQRIFVFLVELLAAVPSVVYGLWGIFVLIPFLGNISPVKGPAMLPAALVLAIMTLPIIAALSRDAIGNVPIDLRQASIGLGATRWETILQVILPAASSGIIGAVMLALGRALGETMAVTMLIGNNNSKASLSIFEPSNTIASLLANQFAEASGLQVSALMYAGFILFVLTLSVNVLAELLVKHLQKI; encoded by the coding sequence TTGAGTTTTGAGACGAACAATTCCTCCACAGCCTTGGGTCCGCGTTCTGCCGGAGAGCGCAACCTCGATCGCACATTCAAATTCCTGGCTCGGGCGGGCGCATTTCTGATTGCCTTTATTTTAGGCGCGATCGCCGTCCTTGTTTTGGTGCGCTCCTGGCCCGCCATCACCGCCTACGGACCGCAATTCATCCTTAAGAGCGTCTGGAAACCCAACAGCGAACCGCCGGACTTTGGCGTTTGGCCTGCGGTGTACGGTACGATTATCAGTTCTCTCCTCGCCTTGGCAATTTCCGTTCCCATTGGCTTGGGAATTGCTATTTTCCTATCCGAAGATTACCTACCGCCCCCAATTCAGCGAATTTTTGTGTTCTTAGTCGAACTGTTGGCAGCCGTTCCCAGCGTCGTCTACGGACTCTGGGGCATCTTCGTCCTCATTCCCTTTTTAGGCAATATTTCGCCCGTCAAAGGGCCAGCAATGCTACCGGCGGCGTTAGTGCTAGCCATTATGACCCTTCCGATTATCGCCGCTCTCTCCCGCGACGCGATCGGTAACGTCCCCATTGACTTGCGCCAAGCTTCCATCGGTTTGGGAGCAACGCGTTGGGAAACCATCTTGCAAGTCATCCTTCCCGCCGCCTCATCAGGAATCATCGGGGCAGTAATGTTAGCTCTAGGACGCGCGCTGGGCGAGACGATGGCCGTCACCATGCTGATTGGCAACAACAACAGCAAAGCATCTCTATCTATCTTTGAACCCTCCAATACTATCGCCTCGCTGCTAGCCAACCAATTTGCTGAAGCGAGTGGCTTGCAAGTTTCAGCGCTCATGTATGCCGGTTTCATTTTATTCGTTCTGACTCTCAGCGTTAATGTCTTAGCCGAACTGCTTGTCAAGCATTTACAAAAAATTTAA
- a CDS encoding 2-phosphosulfolactate phosphatase family protein, producing the protein MKFFVYHTPELVPTESSPDCAIVIDVLRATTTIAAALDCGAEAVQAFGSIEQLLQQSEEWPIEKRLRAGERGGKQVEGCDLGNSPLDCTPERMGGKRLFISTTNGTRALQRVENAPTVITSALTNRKAVVQYLQQKQPETVWLVGSGWEGEFSLEDTVCAGAIALPFWQELGDEIIGNDEVVAAIALYTQWQDKLLELFHRASHGQRLLRLNNLEDLKYCARVDLLDVLPIQREKGVLVKY; encoded by the coding sequence GTGAAGTTTTTCGTCTATCACACTCCCGAACTCGTTCCCACTGAGTCTAGTCCCGATTGTGCGATTGTTATCGACGTACTGCGTGCTACGACGACGATAGCTGCCGCGTTAGACTGTGGAGCGGAAGCCGTCCAAGCTTTTGGCAGTATCGAGCAATTGCTGCAACAAAGCGAAGAATGGCCGATAGAAAAGCGCCTGCGAGCCGGAGAAAGAGGTGGAAAACAAGTCGAAGGGTGCGATTTAGGGAACTCTCCCCTCGACTGCACGCCAGAACGGATGGGCGGAAAGCGTTTGTTTATCAGTACCACTAACGGCACGCGGGCGCTGCAACGGGTGGAAAATGCCCCGACGGTAATCACCTCGGCGCTGACGAATCGAAAAGCCGTGGTGCAATATTTGCAACAAAAGCAGCCCGAAACGGTTTGGCTGGTGGGTTCGGGATGGGAAGGCGAATTCTCGCTCGAGGATACTGTTTGTGCGGGCGCGATCGCACTCCCTTTTTGGCAAGAATTAGGCGATGAAATTATCGGTAACGATGAAGTTGTCGCCGCGATCGCGCTTTATACTCAGTGGCAAGATAAACTGCTGGAATTATTTCACCGAGCTAGTCACGGGCAAAGACTGTTAAGATTGAACAACCTCGAAGACCTAAAATACTGCGCTCGAGTCGATTTGTTGGACGTACTGCCCATTCAGCGTGAAAAAGGGGTGCTGGTCAAATATTAA
- a CDS encoding saccharopine dehydrogenase NADP-binding domain-containing protein, which yields MSERPYHIILYGASGFVGRQTVHYLARQTSPERVTFAIAGRNRQKLEAVRDEVGATVDILVADCQDRQAIDHLVSQTQVLLNTAGPFALYGNALVDACVRFKTHYVDITGETPWVRTLIERYHSQAAADGTRIIPGCGFDSVPSDLGTYLLVRHLQQEAGVPCQSVKAYFQAYGGFNGGTLASALNLYDSQAEAQFNDPFLLNPSMHYSEAERERNRDPITPFFDSEVNTWVGPFFMGPVNTRVVRRSCALYEQWQEPYGRDFTYQEYFKFDPPLAGLQAIGITTGLGLFMGLLQQPQLRSLLRSVLPQPGSGPSEQTMDEGWFSCELVGTAMDGRKGRFLIGDRGDPGNRATVKFVCESALSLVLHGDRLPGGQQRGGILTPATGLGEVLAERLRRAGMTVQVGS from the coding sequence ATGTCCGAGCGTCCCTATCACATCATCCTCTACGGTGCTAGTGGCTTTGTGGGTCGGCAGACCGTGCATTACTTAGCCCGCCAAACTTCTCCCGAACGAGTCACCTTTGCGATCGCCGGACGCAACCGCCAGAAATTAGAAGCCGTTCGCGATGAAGTCGGTGCAACCGTAGATATCCTAGTCGCTGACTGCCAAGATCGACAGGCGATCGATCATCTTGTCTCTCAAACCCAGGTGCTTCTCAACACAGCCGGTCCCTTTGCCCTCTATGGCAATGCCCTTGTCGATGCCTGCGTTCGCTTCAAAACCCATTATGTAGACATTACCGGCGAAACGCCTTGGGTCAGAACCTTAATCGAGCGCTACCATTCCCAAGCCGCTGCCGATGGCACTCGCATCATTCCCGGTTGTGGTTTTGATTCCGTGCCGTCCGATCTGGGGACTTACCTGCTGGTTCGTCACCTGCAACAGGAAGCAGGAGTCCCCTGTCAGTCGGTGAAGGCTTATTTCCAAGCTTACGGCGGCTTCAACGGCGGAACCCTAGCCTCGGCCTTGAATTTGTACGATTCGCAAGCCGAGGCACAGTTTAACGATCCTTTCCTGCTTAACCCCTCTATGCACTATAGCGAAGCCGAAAGAGAGCGAAACCGCGATCCAATAACTCCGTTTTTTGACTCAGAGGTGAATACTTGGGTGGGTCCGTTTTTTATGGGGCCGGTTAATACCCGCGTTGTGCGCCGCAGTTGCGCTTTATACGAGCAGTGGCAGGAACCTTACGGACGCGATTTTACTTATCAGGAGTATTTCAAGTTCGATCCCCCGCTAGCGGGACTTCAAGCAATCGGAATAACGACGGGGTTAGGTCTTTTCATGGGGCTTCTGCAACAGCCTCAACTGCGATCGCTTCTGCGTTCGGTGCTGCCCCAACCCGGTAGCGGGCCTTCCGAACAAACGATGGATGAAGGCTGGTTTTCTTGCGAGTTGGTGGGGACTGCGATGGATGGACGCAAAGGACGGTTTTTAATTGGCGATCGCGGCGATCCCGGCAATCGAGCTACTGTTAAATTTGTCTGCGAATCGGCTTTAAGTTTGGTATTACACGGCGATCGATTACCGGGGGGGCAACAGCGAGGAGGCATTTTGACCCCAGCAACGGGGTTGGGGGAAGTGTTAGCAGAACGGTTGCGTCGGGCGGGGATGACTGTGCAGGTGGGGAGTTGA
- a CDS encoding glutamine amidotransferase, producing the protein MSVLPSRKILAVVHQAISETGEIGNALCALGYRAELCCPAMGAELPSGLEAYAGAVIFGGPMSANDDHLPFIRRELDWIETVLSSGLPFLGICLGAQMLARVLGANVAAHPEGINEIGYFPVQFLDRFAIATEIRPPQYVYHWHQEGFELPAGTEKLAQGETFVNQAFRYGDRNYGLQFHPEITSSMLERWTQLGAAHLSRPGAQSPEEQKQKHALYSEEVRYWLPTFLNAWLELR; encoded by the coding sequence ATGTCTGTTTTGCCTTCCCGAAAGATTCTAGCTGTCGTCCATCAAGCGATTTCTGAAACCGGAGAAATTGGTAATGCGTTATGCGCCCTCGGCTATCGGGCAGAACTTTGCTGTCCGGCGATGGGTGCAGAACTGCCTTCTGGTTTAGAAGCTTACGCGGGTGCGGTTATCTTTGGCGGACCGATGAGTGCGAATGACGACCATCTTCCTTTTATCCGCCGCGAACTGGATTGGATTGAAACGGTTCTGAGTAGCGGGTTGCCGTTTTTGGGAATTTGTTTGGGGGCGCAAATGCTGGCGCGCGTTTTGGGGGCTAATGTGGCGGCGCATCCGGAGGGAATTAACGAAATTGGTTATTTCCCGGTTCAGTTCCTCGATCGCTTCGCGATCGCGACGGAAATTCGCCCCCCACAATATGTCTATCACTGGCACCAAGAAGGGTTTGAGTTGCCCGCCGGTACGGAGAAGCTAGCGCAGGGCGAGACTTTTGTTAATCAAGCTTTTCGCTACGGCGATCGCAATTACGGCTTGCAATTTCATCCGGAAATTACGAGTTCGATGCTGGAACGTTGGACGCAACTGGGTGCAGCGCATCTATCGCGCCCCGGCGCTCAATCTCCTGAAGAGCAGAAACAAAAGCACGCTCTTTATAGCGAAGAGGTTCGGTATTGGCTGCCAACTTTTCTGAATGCTTGGTTGGAGTTGAGATAA
- a CDS encoding DUF2256 domain-containing protein, which yields MARQRQKSDFPSKVCPVCGRPFVWRKKWADCWDEVKYCSERCRRRKTAL from the coding sequence ATGGCTCGCCAGCGTCAAAAATCTGATTTTCCGAGTAAGGTTTGCCCGGTTTGCGGTCGTCCCTTTGTTTGGCGAAAAAAGTGGGCGGATTGCTGGGATGAGGTTAAATACTGTTCCGAGCGCTGTCGCCGCCGCAAAACCGCTCTCTAA